A single Pseudoalteromonas phenolica DNA region contains:
- a CDS encoding DUF3800 domain-containing protein: MSKSKEGAFIYADESGHSGKDIFSEKSPIYYQGAVISVGEIETKVAPIIQKYCTDNGLERLHGYELGEEKVNSLCLELLEALDDTQWKFHYTTLQKRYIAPTKFVDTVFDCWDNPAVHPFWYTTELFRHTLCVLIDDMMEDDLDVEFWNCYLKDDLDGLINICKALLEKAPYIYDKRACEVVTAGLSYAIDNPDIFTLISAKGKSAYKKQTPNIIAFSSLLTATHRFCKEYGVSVSELIHDQSDEFKGTMREYHRMFFGVDFEEDKFGGIPQFKEVEYDLGEFRLESSKISYGLQVADLFLWLIQRDVKNNSLEETKAKILDNSDDFVISRSMSLAIIQARHFQLMQQELTPEMIKAGKELNQKIEANQKATMEAMDK, translated from the coding sequence ATGAGCAAAAGTAAAGAAGGTGCTTTCATATATGCCGATGAGTCGGGACACTCAGGGAAAGACATTTTTAGTGAAAAGTCACCTATTTATTATCAAGGCGCAGTAATATCCGTTGGTGAAATAGAAACAAAAGTTGCGCCAATAATTCAAAAATATTGCACTGATAATGGATTGGAAAGATTGCATGGTTACGAACTTGGAGAAGAGAAAGTAAATAGCCTTTGCTTAGAGTTATTAGAAGCTTTAGACGATACTCAATGGAAGTTTCATTACACAACACTTCAAAAACGGTATATAGCACCTACAAAATTTGTTGATACTGTCTTTGATTGTTGGGATAACCCCGCAGTCCATCCTTTTTGGTACACAACTGAACTATTCAGACACACATTGTGTGTATTAATAGACGACATGATGGAAGACGATTTAGACGTTGAGTTTTGGAACTGTTATTTAAAAGACGATTTGGACGGCCTAATCAATATATGTAAAGCCTTGCTGGAAAAAGCTCCATATATTTACGATAAAAGAGCATGTGAAGTTGTCACGGCTGGGCTAAGCTATGCGATAGATAACCCTGATATTTTCACCCTAATATCAGCTAAAGGTAAAAGTGCATATAAAAAACAGACACCGAATATTATTGCATTTTCTAGTTTATTAACTGCCACGCATAGGTTTTGCAAAGAGTATGGCGTATCAGTATCTGAACTTATTCACGATCAGAGCGATGAATTCAAAGGAACGATGCGAGAGTATCATCGCATGTTTTTTGGTGTTGACTTTGAAGAAGATAAATTCGGTGGCATCCCTCAATTTAAAGAGGTCGAATACGACTTGGGAGAATTTAGATTAGAATCCTCAAAGATATCGTATGGATTACAAGTAGCTGACCTTTTCTTATGGTTAATTCAAAGGGATGTTAAAAATAATAGTCTTGAAGAAACTAAAGCTAAGATACTAGACAATTCTGATGATTTCGTTATTTCAAGATCCATGTCTTTAGCAATTATCCAGGCGAGGCACTTTCAATTAATGCAGCAAGAACTAACACCTGAGATGATAAAAGCAGGTAAAGAGTTAAACCAAAAAATTGAAGCCAACCAAAAAGCAACAATGGAAGCAATGGATAAGTGA
- a CDS encoding DUF6953 family protein, with the protein MSDNKKMAEWMLSQFKKGWLYQEDVAYELEKNHGMDYVYENERNGNLAISKPLLREFRKLTEGTVVWDRYEKAWRQLEEGEKYEGRSEY; encoded by the coding sequence GTGAGCGATAATAAAAAAATGGCAGAGTGGATGTTGTCCCAATTTAAAAAAGGTTGGCTTTACCAAGAAGATGTAGCTTACGAATTAGAAAAGAATCATGGAATGGATTATGTGTATGAAAATGAGCGTAATGGCAATTTGGCAATTAGCAAGCCTCTTTTAAGGGAGTTTCGAAAATTAACAGAGGGTACTGTAGTTTGGGATCGTTATGAAAAAGCATGGCGTCAACTAGAAGAAGGTGAAAAATACGAAGGCCGTTCTGAGTATTAG
- a CDS encoding YbaB/EbfC family nucleoid-associated protein: MFKGGMGNIMKQAQQMQERMEKAQEEIKSLEVTGEAGAGLVKVTMLGSHNVKRVEIDESLMEDDKDMIEDLLAAAVNDAVRRVGEESAKRMSDVTGGMQMPPGFKMPF; the protein is encoded by the coding sequence ATGTTTAAAGGTGGAATGGGCAATATCATGAAGCAAGCTCAGCAGATGCAAGAGCGCATGGAAAAAGCCCAAGAAGAGATCAAAAGCCTAGAAGTAACAGGCGAAGCAGGTGCTGGCCTAGTTAAAGTAACTATGCTAGGTAGCCACAATGTTAAGCGCGTTGAAATTGACGAAAGCTTAATGGAAGACGACAAAGACATGATTGAAGACCTTCTAGCTGCAGCTGTAAACGATGCAGTGCGTCGTGTGGGTGAAGAGTCAGCTAAACGTATGTCTGATGTTACTGGCGGTATGCAGATGCCTCCAGGCTTCAAAATGCCGTTCTAA
- the dnaX gene encoding DNA polymerase III subunit gamma/tau, whose protein sequence is MSYQVLARKWRPQTFHQLVGQEHVKQALVNALNEQRLHHAYLFTGTRGVGKTTIARIFAKSLNCDEGITSNPCGKCQSCLDIEAGKFIDLIEIDAASRTKVEDTREILDNVQYAPTRGRYKVYLIDEVHMLSKHSFNALLKTLEEPPEHVKFLLATTDPQKLPITILSRCLQFNLNAMSQSQIVSQLTHILPQEKIQFEEPAVKALAKAADGSMRDALSLTDQAIAQTNAQLTLAALQDMLGLMDVSHAVSILASVLCQDAPAVLDEVAQIAVKNGNYLAVLDDLIALLHAIQLTQLVPQAAKISAFSESDIATLSEQINPQQVQLFYQLLLNGKKDLQWAPEQKLGFEMVLLRLIAFEHADSQPSATSNMQADPASNSSVQAQPAPTASPRQGLQDIRARLKQNNASAGGNTTQHTYAASEIPEQSATPQIEAEPVQAQPKQAEPVQAQPKQAEPIQAESSQQSVVEHNVTNQHSELTQSVAQSSQEHFIEQPHNQLNVESNAFNQQAQQNPQVPAHQEYAPEPQEQELAAQYEQVMQDAQEQGYTPAYEPQATQQAQQDASSQNTESASARLQAQQGQAQSAIARILQNRNISGAGQLLSAQGDEPKKSEAQNAPDSNVAPVTPKKKPVPFSERHKADESKLAPELLEQIAPQTSQAQEAPKEEAVPVPEGFASPISEIRFAHQQDDWAKLIEKMALGGRMRQFALHSIYHYENNQANIQVDISQRHLDSAILRQKLQAALNDMYGSEVELIVEFAEGVIDSPYLIQQKIDAHRHQQAIETINQDPIVLQLIEQFSAKVDENTIQAL, encoded by the coding sequence ATGAGTTATCAAGTCCTAGCACGGAAGTGGCGTCCGCAAACCTTTCACCAACTTGTCGGCCAAGAGCATGTCAAACAGGCGCTTGTAAATGCCCTCAATGAGCAAAGGTTGCACCACGCTTATCTTTTCACTGGGACTCGGGGCGTTGGTAAAACCACCATCGCCCGCATATTCGCAAAAAGCCTAAACTGTGATGAAGGGATCACTTCAAATCCTTGTGGCAAGTGCCAAAGCTGTTTAGATATAGAAGCGGGTAAATTTATTGATTTAATAGAAATTGATGCTGCTTCCAGAACGAAAGTTGAAGATACACGAGAGATCCTCGACAACGTTCAATATGCGCCGACTCGCGGTCGCTATAAAGTGTACTTAATCGATGAAGTACACATGTTGTCAAAGCACAGTTTTAACGCGCTTTTAAAAACACTTGAAGAGCCGCCAGAGCATGTAAAATTCTTATTAGCGACGACAGATCCGCAAAAACTACCGATTACTATTTTGTCACGTTGCTTACAGTTTAATTTGAATGCGATGTCGCAATCGCAAATTGTATCTCAGCTGACTCATATTCTGCCGCAAGAGAAAATTCAGTTTGAAGAGCCTGCCGTAAAGGCACTGGCGAAAGCCGCTGATGGCAGTATGCGTGATGCGTTAAGCTTAACTGATCAAGCCATAGCACAAACTAATGCTCAGCTTACTTTAGCTGCACTTCAAGATATGCTTGGCCTGATGGATGTTAGTCATGCCGTGAGTATTTTGGCTTCAGTACTTTGCCAAGATGCACCGGCAGTGTTGGATGAAGTTGCACAAATTGCCGTCAAAAATGGTAATTATCTTGCCGTATTAGACGATTTAATTGCACTTCTGCATGCTATCCAGCTCACGCAATTGGTGCCACAAGCAGCAAAAATATCGGCATTTTCAGAATCTGATATTGCAACGCTGAGTGAACAGATTAATCCGCAGCAAGTACAGCTGTTTTATCAATTGTTGTTAAATGGTAAAAAAGATCTTCAGTGGGCACCAGAGCAAAAACTTGGCTTTGAAATGGTGTTGCTGCGTTTAATTGCGTTTGAGCATGCAGATAGTCAACCTTCTGCCACGTCTAATATGCAAGCTGATCCTGCATCAAACAGCTCTGTTCAAGCTCAGCCTGCACCTACAGCGTCACCAAGACAAGGTTTGCAAGACATTCGCGCTCGCTTAAAGCAAAATAATGCGTCAGCAGGTGGGAATACCACTCAGCACACTTATGCTGCATCTGAGATACCTGAACAATCAGCAACGCCTCAGATTGAGGCAGAACCTGTTCAAGCTCAGCCTAAGCAGGCCGAACCTGTTCAAGCTCAGCCTAAGCAGGCCGAACCTATTCAGGCCGAATCTAGCCAACAGTCAGTGGTAGAACATAATGTTACTAATCAGCATTCAGAATTAACTCAATCGGTTGCACAAAGTTCACAAGAGCATTTTATTGAGCAACCACACAATCAACTGAATGTTGAAAGCAATGCGTTTAATCAGCAAGCTCAGCAAAATCCGCAAGTACCAGCGCATCAAGAATATGCGCCAGAGCCTCAAGAGCAAGAATTAGCCGCGCAATATGAGCAAGTGATGCAAGATGCACAAGAGCAAGGCTATACGCCTGCTTATGAACCTCAGGCTACACAACAAGCGCAGCAAGACGCTAGCTCTCAAAATACAGAGTCAGCTTCTGCACGCTTACAAGCTCAACAAGGGCAGGCACAATCTGCCATTGCACGTATTTTGCAAAACCGAAACATCTCTGGGGCAGGGCAGTTATTATCAGCTCAAGGAGATGAGCCAAAAAAGTCTGAGGCGCAAAACGCGCCCGACTCAAATGTGGCGCCAGTAACACCGAAGAAAAAACCAGTTCCATTTAGCGAAAGACACAAAGCGGACGAAAGCAAACTGGCGCCTGAGTTGTTAGAGCAAATTGCACCGCAAACCTCGCAAGCGCAAGAAGCGCCTAAAGAAGAAGCTGTGCCAGTACCTGAAGGGTTTGCCAGCCCAATTAGTGAAATTCGTTTTGCCCATCAGCAAGATGACTGGGCTAAGTTGATTGAGAAAATGGCTCTGGGTGGTCGTATGCGTCAGTTTGCACTGCATTCGATTTACCACTACGAGAACAATCAAGCCAACATTCAAGTTGATATTAGTCAGCGTCATTTAGACAGTGCTATTTTAAGACAAAAGCTTCAAGCAGCGTTGAACGATATGTACGGCTCAGAGGTTGAACTTATCGTTGAATTTGCAGAAGGGGTGATAGACTCACCGTATCTGATTCAACAAAAAATAGATGCACATAGGCATCAGCAAGCGATAGAAACGATTAATCAAGATCCTATTGTATTACAACTCATCGAGCAATTTAGTGCCAAGGTCGATGAAAATACCATACAGGCATTGTAA
- the apt gene encoding adenine phosphoribosyltransferase, protein MTQANLTLIKDSIATVPNYPKEGIMFRDVTTLLADPKAFKETIDAFIAAYKDQGFTKIIGTESRGFIFGAPLSYALGIPFIPVRKPGKLPREVISQSYQLEYGEDVLELHTDAIVEGDKVLLVDDLLATGGTIEATAKLVQKLGGNATDAAFVVSLPELGGEQRVADLGINILKLVEFEGE, encoded by the coding sequence ATGACACAAGCTAATCTCACGCTGATCAAAGACAGTATCGCTACGGTACCTAACTACCCTAAAGAAGGTATTATGTTCCGTGACGTAACCACTTTACTTGCTGATCCTAAAGCGTTTAAAGAAACGATTGATGCATTCATTGCGGCATACAAAGATCAGGGCTTCACTAAAATCATTGGTACAGAGTCGCGCGGTTTTATTTTTGGTGCACCTTTATCTTATGCACTAGGTATTCCTTTTATTCCAGTGCGCAAGCCGGGCAAGTTACCTCGTGAGGTGATCAGTCAATCTTACCAACTAGAGTATGGAGAAGATGTATTAGAACTGCATACTGATGCAATTGTTGAAGGCGACAAAGTATTGTTAGTTGACGATTTACTTGCAACAGGTGGCACCATTGAAGCAACAGCTAAGCTTGTGCAGAAGCTTGGTGGTAATGCAACAGACGCAGCTTTTGTTGTATCGCTACCGGAACTAGGCGGTGAGCAACGTGTTGCAGACTTAGGTATTAATATTCTTAAGTTAGTTGAGTTCGAAGGCGAATAA
- a CDS encoding DNA-binding domain-containing protein gives MSFIDVQNAFMAHIRDPDNVEKPHDVTEERMTVYKELFFNNVEGFVSSAFPVLKSLYCEPHWHTLIRTFFINHDCSSPYFLDISAEFLAFLQHEYVMQESDPIFMLELAHYEWVELDVSVCFEDEIQKQLTNLDNQPLYLSNTARNLSYQYPVHQISEDFQPTEPSEQPHYFVVYRDEEDEVGFIASNPMTAILLGQLDDNPGIGLPELVSKVHEIIPQFSEEQLLGGATQTLNALAELGIVVTK, from the coding sequence GTGTCATTCATCGATGTTCAAAATGCATTTATGGCTCATATTCGTGATCCTGATAATGTTGAAAAGCCTCATGATGTAACTGAAGAAAGAATGACAGTTTATAAAGAGCTGTTTTTTAATAACGTTGAAGGGTTTGTGAGCTCAGCCTTTCCGGTTCTTAAAAGCCTATATTGTGAACCACATTGGCATACACTTATTCGCACCTTTTTCATTAACCATGATTGCTCATCTCCGTATTTTTTAGACATCAGTGCAGAGTTTTTAGCTTTTCTACAGCATGAATATGTTATGCAAGAAAGTGACCCCATATTTATGTTAGAGCTTGCACATTATGAGTGGGTTGAATTGGATGTGTCAGTTTGTTTTGAAGATGAAATTCAAAAACAGCTTACAAACTTAGACAATCAGCCTTTATATCTATCAAACACCGCGCGTAACCTGTCTTATCAATACCCAGTACATCAAATAAGTGAAGACTTTCAACCAACTGAGCCCAGTGAACAACCCCATTATTTCGTTGTATATCGTGATGAAGAGGATGAAGTGGGTTTTATCGCTTCAAACCCAATGACAGCGATATTGTTAGGGCAACTTGATGATAACCCGGGTATTGGCTTGCCAGAACTTGTTTCAAAAGTGCATGAAATTATTCCACAATTTAGTGAGGAACAGCTATTAGGTGGTGCAACTCAAACATTAAACGCTTTGGCAGAGTTGGGCATTGTAGTCACCAAATAA
- a CDS encoding tRNA-dihydrouridine synthase, with protein MKLILAPMEGVVDFKMRQLLTNLGGFDLCVTEFIRVVDLTFPRRVFIKTCPELLNNGFTESGTPVRIQLLGQVPHALAANARKAVMLGSHGIDLNFGCPAKTVNKSKGGAVLLKEPELMYQIIKAVRESVPDEHEVSAKIRLGFDDDSNTAEIVDAVQSAGASSLAIHARTKRDGYKPPAYWEKIKPLLERVTIPIVANGEIWQVEDAYRCQERSGCSDLMLGRGALATPDLAAKIKAHRSNKSYKPLSWENVIFHILHSSMHQDPSLSEKYFSSRTKQWLGYLKLQYPQANDLFDEIRKIKRKDEVVSVLEKYAKCPSIDSNHNDLA; from the coding sequence ATGAAACTTATTTTGGCACCAATGGAAGGCGTTGTAGATTTTAAAATGCGCCAGCTTTTAACCAATCTTGGTGGCTTTGATTTATGTGTAACTGAGTTTATACGTGTTGTTGATCTCACTTTTCCAAGAAGAGTGTTTATCAAAACTTGCCCTGAACTATTAAATAATGGCTTTACCGAGTCTGGCACCCCTGTCCGCATTCAGCTTCTTGGTCAAGTACCCCATGCGCTCGCTGCAAATGCGCGTAAAGCCGTCATGCTTGGTTCACATGGGATCGACCTTAACTTTGGCTGCCCTGCGAAAACCGTTAATAAAAGCAAAGGCGGTGCGGTTTTATTAAAAGAACCTGAACTAATGTACCAAATTATAAAGGCAGTTAGAGAGTCAGTTCCTGATGAACATGAGGTCAGTGCAAAGATACGCCTAGGCTTTGATGATGACAGTAATACTGCCGAAATTGTTGATGCTGTACAAAGTGCAGGTGCATCAAGCTTAGCTATTCATGCAAGAACAAAACGAGATGGCTATAAGCCCCCTGCATATTGGGAGAAAATAAAGCCTCTTCTTGAACGAGTCACTATACCTATTGTCGCAAACGGTGAAATTTGGCAAGTTGAAGATGCTTACCGTTGTCAAGAACGCAGTGGTTGTTCAGATTTAATGCTTGGTCGAGGCGCTTTGGCAACTCCTGACTTAGCTGCAAAGATTAAAGCTCACAGAAGTAATAAATCTTACAAACCTTTATCTTGGGAAAATGTAATATTTCACATTTTACACTCATCAATGCATCAAGACCCTTCATTAAGTGAAAAATACTTTTCATCAAGAACTAAGCAATGGCTTGGCTACCTTAAACTGCAATATCCTCAAGCCAATGACCTATTCGATGAGATCAGAAAGATTAAAAGAAAAGACGAGGTTGTTTCTGTGCTAGAGAAATATGCAAAGTGTCCTAGCATTGATTCAAATCATAACGATTTAGCCTAG
- a CDS encoding energy transducer TonB has protein sequence MIRFLFSLVTGGAVTFGLFYFMAFLISGGADRAENKKEEIVVEILTNPPESEVQERRRVPPPPPPPPQQPPKPQPPQPDNANPNPGAIGFNMPSIDIGGTAGGLSGPGEFGRDGDATPIVRIEPKYPTQAARDGKEGWVQLSFTINELGGVEDVKVIDAEPKRIFNREAMRALRKWKYRPKIIDGKPQKQPGLTVQLDFKLNQD, from the coding sequence ATGATTCGTTTTCTGTTTTCACTTGTAACAGGTGGGGCAGTTACTTTCGGCTTATTTTATTTTATGGCATTTCTGATCTCTGGCGGAGCAGATAGAGCTGAAAATAAAAAAGAAGAAATTGTAGTCGAAATTTTGACGAATCCACCTGAATCTGAGGTTCAAGAGCGCAGACGTGTTCCGCCTCCACCTCCGCCGCCGCCGCAGCAGCCGCCTAAACCGCAGCCGCCGCAGCCTGACAATGCTAACCCAAATCCGGGTGCTATTGGCTTTAACATGCCTAGCATCGACATTGGTGGCACTGCAGGTGGCCTAAGTGGGCCTGGTGAATTTGGTCGTGATGGTGATGCAACACCTATCGTTCGTATTGAGCCGAAATACCCGACTCAAGCGGCACGTGATGGTAAAGAAGGTTGGGTACAACTTTCATTCACTATTAACGAGCTTGGTGGTGTTGAAGATGTAAAAGTTATTGATGCTGAACCGAAGCGTATTTTCAACCGTGAAGCGATGAGAGCTTTACGTAAGTGGAAATACCGCCCGAAAATCATCGATGGCAAGCCACAAAAACAACCTGGTCTTACTGTACAGTTAGACTTTAAACTTAACCAAGATTAA
- a CDS encoding ExbD/TolR family protein: MARKQRFREEEEAAVDMTPMLDIVFIMLIFFIVTTSFVKEAGIEVQKPKAAQAQTKKNANVFIAIRENGEIWMDKRAVDVERVSANLESILAEQPTETIIIQADKGAKHGVVVKVMDQIKATDDQLKISIAGAK; encoded by the coding sequence ATGGCACGTAAACAACGTTTTCGTGAGGAAGAAGAAGCAGCAGTAGACATGACACCGATGCTAGACATCGTATTCATCATGCTTATCTTCTTCATCGTAACAACTTCTTTCGTGAAAGAAGCTGGTATTGAAGTACAAAAGCCAAAGGCTGCACAAGCTCAAACTAAGAAAAATGCAAACGTATTCATCGCGATCCGTGAAAACGGTGAAATCTGGATGGATAAGCGCGCAGTTGATGTTGAGCGTGTTAGTGCAAACCTTGAGAGCATCCTAGCTGAGCAACCAACAGAAACTATCATTATTCAAGCTGATAAAGGCGCGAAACATGGTGTGGTTGTTAAAGTTATGGACCAAATCAAGGCGACTGACGATCAACTAAAAATCTCAATCGCTGGAGCTAAGTAA